The genomic DNA CGATTTTGAGGATGGTCTCCAGAACGGTTGGCAGATCGAGGCTGGCGGTCAGGCTCAGGCTTAACTGACGGACGGCTTCGAGTTCGGCGGCGGGTGTGGGTGGCGCCGGCTCGGCAGAAGGATAGTTGTAGAGGGAGGGGTCGGGGCGAGTGGCGGCTTCCCCGTCGTCAAAGCCGGTGGGCGGGGGCAGGTCTCGCTTGGTCACGCGTGGGCTGTTAGAGGCCATCGCTTCAATCAAGTATCAACAGAAGATGAGTTCACCGGCCAGGCCGCTCTCAGCCTGGCCAATCTTCCAGCCCGGCGCGCGGCGCAGAAACTCGTCGGCCCGGTTCGCGTCCAGAGCAATTAACAAGCCGCCGCTGGTTTGCGGGTCGAACAACAACATTCGTTCCCAGTCGGCCAGTTGGCGTTCGAGCTTTACCCATTGCGAATAATAATGTTCGTTGCGTTCCGCGCCGTCGGGGAAAATCCACTCGCGGGCATAACGTTCGGCGCCGGGTAGCCAGGGTAGTTTAGCAAATTCAAGCCGGATCGCACAGCCGGACAGATGGGCCATTTCGTGGCCGTGCCCGGCGAGGCCAAAGCCGGTGATGTCGGTGACGGCGCGAATGGCTGAACCGAATTCCTGCGCGGCGCGGGCCGAGTCACGATTCAACTTCATCATGCTTTCAATGCAGGCGCTGGCATCAGCTTCGCCGACCTGGTCGCGTTTGATGGCGGTGGTGATGGCCCCGGTTCCGAGCGGCTTGGTGAGAATGAGGGCATCACCAGGACGAGCGCCGCCTTTGGTGAAAATGTGGTCGGGATGAACAAGGCCGGTGACGGCCAGACCGTATTTGGGTTCGCGGTCGGTGATGGTGTGGCCGCCGGCGACAACCGCCCCGGCCTCCTTCACCTTCTCGGCCCCGCCGCGCAAAACGTCCGCGAGCAGGGCCGGGTCAACATCGTCCGGCCAGGCGGCCAGGTTGAGGGCGAACAATGGCTCGCCGCCCATGGCGTAAATATCCGAGAGGGCGTTGGCCGCCGCAATGGCTCCAAACTCGTAAGCCTCATCAACAACCGGCGGGAAGAAGTCGGTGGTGGAGATGATGGCCTGCGCGTCGTTAAGGCGGTAGACGGCGGCGTCATCGGGCGCGTTTAAGCCAACCAGCAGAGCCGGGTAGTCTTTGGGTTGAAACAGTTCGCCCAACGAACGGACTACTTGCCCCAGAACCTGAGGATCAAGTTTGGCCGCTCAACCGGCGCACGAGGCCAGCGTTGTCAGGCGAATTTGTTTGCCCGGTGAATGATTGGTTATTGGTAATTTGTTATTTGTCATTCGTCATTTATCATTTGCCATTCGTCGTCACATTGTCCCACACTTGCTCAAGCGTGCAAGTGTTCGGGCCGTAAATTTTCCCCGGCACCTCCCATGCTATAATCCCCGCCATGAGCAATCGTCTGGCTATTTTAGAGGCTCAGATCGAGCAATTAGTGGAAGGCACGCTCTCGCGATTGCTGGCCGGACGGCTTCAGGCCCGCGAGGTGGCCGTGCGGCTGGCGCGAGCTATGGAAGACCACGCCCTGCCCGGCCCCGGCGGAGCGCGGTTGGCGCCGAGCCGCTACGTTGTTCATCTTAACCCCGATGACGTTGCCGCGTTGCAAACGGCCTCACCCGAACTGACTCAACGTTTGACCGACGAGCTGGTGATCTTTGCCCGCGAACTTGATCTGACTCTGGCCGCGCCGCCAGCAGTCGTCATCGAAGCCAACGCCGAGGTTGAACTTAACGGCATTCGCGTTGACCCGGCGCCGGCCCAACCCAGAGAGCCGACCCAGCCCATGATCTCAATGAACACGCCGCTCCCGGCCCAGCGCGCGCCCAAAGCCTACTTGATTGTGGGCGGCGACCGGCACTTGCAATTGGATCGGCCCGTCATCACACTGGGGAGGCGGCTCGACAACACCGTGATTCTGGATGACCCGCGAGTCTCACGCCATCATGCCCAGCTTCGCCAGCGATATGGCCGCTGGGTGCTCTACGATCTCGGTTCAGCCGCCGGCACGTCGGTCAACAACGATCGCGTGGAAGAATGTGTGCTCCGCCCCGGCGACGTGATCTCGCTGGCCGGGGTCGCGCTTATTTACGGCGAAGAAGAACCGGGCGGCAACCCCGAAGACACCGGCCACACCCGCCCCATGCAGACTCGCGCTGATGCCAGGCCTAAAATGAAGGATGAATTACGAAGGATGAAGGATGAATAACGCAATGACAGGTTCGTTGCCTCTTTCATAATTCTGCCTTCTTCCTTCATCCTTTCCATGTCCCCCGCTTTCGCGCTGTTCCTGCTTCGTCTAGTTTTAGCGCTCCTGCTTTACACATTTCTCGGCGGCATTCTATATTTATTGTGGCTCGACACACGCCAGGCCCTGGCCCGCGCTCAGGCCCGCGACCGGGCGCGTGGCCGCCTCGTCTTGATCGCCTGCGACCTGCCTTCGCCGTCGCTCGGCGAAACGTTCCCGCTTCTGCCGCTCACCTCCATTGGCCGCGCGCCCACCAACACCGTTCCCCTGCCCGACGAAACGGCCTCGCTTGAACATGCCCTCATCACCCATCGCAACGGCAAGTGGTGGCTGGAAGACTTGGACTCGCGCAACGGCACCACCCTCAACGGTCAGGCCGTCACCACGCCTACCGTCGTCAGCACCGGCGACGTGGTGGGGCTGGGGCGGGCGCAGTTTAAGTTGGAGGTGGAGTGAGGGGAAACAAGTAGACAGGTTGACGTTTGTCGTTTGGCATTTCACACTATACGCCTCAAAGGAGCCTCCTCATGCCCGATAAAATCTCTCTCGCCATCATCGGCGGCTCCGGCCTCTACAACATGGCCGGGCTAACCCACACCGAAGAGCGCCACATTGTCACTCCGTTCGGTCCGCCCAGCGACCCAATCGTCGTTGGCACGCTTGAAGGAAAGCAAGTGGCCTTTCTGGCAAGGCATGGTAAAGGCCACCGCTTCTCGCCTACCGAGGTGAACTACCGGGCCAACATTTATGCTCTCAAGATGCTGGGCGTGGAGCGCATTGTTTCGGTGAGCGCCTGTGGCTCACTGCGCGAAGATTACGCGCCCGGTCACATCGTCATCCCCGACCAGATTTTCGACAACACCAAGAGCCGCGAGCGCAGTTTCTTTGGGCGCGGGCTGGTAGCTCACGTCGGCGTAGCCGACCCGTTCTGCCCCGACCTCTCGGCTCAACTCTACGAGGCGGTCAAAGCCACCGGCGCGCCGGTTCATCAGGGCGGCTCGTTCATCACCATCGAAGGCCCGCGCTTCAGCACCAAAGCCGAGAGCCAGACCTTCCGCAGTTGGGGCATGAGCCTGGTGGGCATGACGGCCAGCCCTGAGGCCTTTCTGGCCCGCGAAGCCGAAATTTGCTACGCCTGCATGGCCCACGTCACCGACTACGACGTGTGGCACGTCTCCGAAGCGCCGGTCACGGTGGAGATGGTCATTCGCATTCTGACCCGGAACACAGCGGTCGCCCAGAAGGCCATTGCCGGTTTGACCGGCAACTTGCGCTCCGAGCGCAACTGCCACTGCGGCTCGGCCCTGGCCGACGCCCTCATCACCGACCGCGCCCGCATCCCTGAAAGCGCGCGCAATGAGTTGAGGGCGATTGTCGGGAAATATCTCCAGTAAACAGTGAGCAGTGAACAGTCCGGCAGGAGGCCGCTCACTGTTTACTGATTACTGTTCACTGCCTACTGCTCACTATTCACCGTGCTCGCCTCTCGCCGCCAAGAAACGATTCTCCTCGCTCTCGCCCTCAGCTTCGTGGCCGTCGCCTTTGCCGCGCTGGGCCTCGCGCCTGCGGTTCGGCTGGCCCATTGGGACGTAGCGTTTCCACTTGGATATATCGCCTCGCTCGGCGTGTGGGCGATGTGCGCCGTTGCCGGCCATGTTTTGCTCGCACGCCGCCTGCCTCATCGAGATCCGCTTCTCTTTCCGCTCGTCATGTTCTTGTCGGGCTGGGGGCTGGCGCTGATCTGGCGGTTGGCCCCGGCCTTTGGTCTGAGGCAAACGATCTGGCTCGCCATCAGTGTCGCCGGAATGTTGCTCGTCACTTACGCGCCGGGCGACTTGCGCTGGCTGAGGCGTTACCGTTACTTGTGGCTGGTGGCCGGGCTCGGTCTCACCGCCCTCACTCTGATCGCCGGAGTCAACCCCTCGGGCGGCGGCCCAACCTTGTGGCTGGGCTGTTGCGGCCTCTACTTTCAACCCTCCGAAGCCCTCAAGCTTCTCTTCGTCGTCTATCTCGCCGCCTATCTGGCCGAGAAAGGTTCAAGCACAGGCGTGGTGACCGCGCCCCTGCTCGCCCCCATCATTTTGAT from Chloroflexota bacterium includes the following:
- the selD gene encoding selenide, water dikinase SelD; this translates as MTNNKLPITNHSPGKQIRLTTLASCAGUAAKLDPQVLGQVVRSLGELFQPKDYPALLVGLNAPDDAAVYRLNDAQAIISTTDFFPPVVDEAYEFGAIAAANALSDIYAMGGEPLFALNLAAWPDDVDPALLADVLRGGAEKVKEAGAVVAGGHTITDREPKYGLAVTGLVHPDHIFTKGGARPGDALILTKPLGTGAITTAIKRDQVGEADASACIESMMKLNRDSARAAQEFGSAIRAVTDITGFGLAGHGHEMAHLSGCAIRLEFAKLPWLPGAERYAREWIFPDGAERNEHYYSQWVKLERQLADWERMLLFDPQTSGGLLIALDANRADEFLRRAPGWKIGQAESGLAGELIFC
- a CDS encoding DUF3662 domain-containing protein; its protein translation is MSNRLAILEAQIEQLVEGTLSRLLAGRLQAREVAVRLARAMEDHALPGPGGARLAPSRYVVHLNPDDVAALQTASPELTQRLTDELVIFARELDLTLAAPPAVVIEANAEVELNGIRVDPAPAQPREPTQPMISMNTPLPAQRAPKAYLIVGGDRHLQLDRPVITLGRRLDNTVILDDPRVSRHHAQLRQRYGRWVLYDLGSAAGTSVNNDRVEECVLRPGDVISLAGVALIYGEEEPGGNPEDTGHTRPMQTRADARPKMKDELRRMKDE
- a CDS encoding FHA domain-containing protein, yielding MSPAFALFLLRLVLALLLYTFLGGILYLLWLDTRQALARAQARDRARGRLVLIACDLPSPSLGETFPLLPLTSIGRAPTNTVPLPDETASLEHALITHRNGKWWLEDLDSRNGTTLNGQAVTTPTVVSTGDVVGLGRAQFKLEVE
- the mtnP gene encoding S-methyl-5'-thioadenosine phosphorylase, whose translation is MPDKISLAIIGGSGLYNMAGLTHTEERHIVTPFGPPSDPIVVGTLEGKQVAFLARHGKGHRFSPTEVNYRANIYALKMLGVERIVSVSACGSLREDYAPGHIVIPDQIFDNTKSRERSFFGRGLVAHVGVADPFCPDLSAQLYEAVKATGAPVHQGGSFITIEGPRFSTKAESQTFRSWGMSLVGMTASPEAFLAREAEICYACMAHVTDYDVWHVSEAPVTVEMVIRILTRNTAVAQKAIAGLTGNLRSERNCHCGSALADALITDRARIPESARNELRAIVGKYLQ